One genomic segment of Acomys russatus chromosome 6, mAcoRus1.1, whole genome shotgun sequence includes these proteins:
- the Rgs4 gene encoding regulator of G-protein signaling 4 isoform X1 translates to MCKGLAGLPASCLRSAKDMKHRLGFLLQKSDSCEHSSSHSKKDKVVTCQRVSQEEVKKWAESLENLINHECGLAAFKAFLKSEYSEENIDFWISCEEYKKIKSPSKLSPKAKKIYNEFISVQATKEVNLDSCTREETSRNMLEPTITCFDEAQKKIFNLMEKDSYRRFLKSRFYLDLTTPSGCGAEKQKRAKSSADCASLVPQCA, encoded by the exons CGCAAAGGATATGAAACACCGGCTGGGGTTCCTGCTGCAGAAATCTGACTCCTGTGAACACAGTTCTTCACATAGCAAAAAGGACAAAGTTGTTACTTGCCAGAG GGTGAGCcaagaagaagtaaagaaatgGGCTGAATCGCTGGAAAACCTGATTAACCATGAAT GTGGACTGGCAGCTTTCAAAGCTTTCCTGAAGTCAGAGTACAGTGAGGAGAACATTGACTTCTGGATCAGCTGTGAGGAGTACAAGAAAATCAAGTCACCTTCTAAACTGAGTCCCAAGGCCAAGAAGATCTACAATGAGTTCATCTCAGTGCAAGCAACAAAAGAG GTGAACCTGGATTCTTGCACCAGGGAGGAGACAAGCCGGAACATGTTAGAGCCCACGATAACCTGCTTTGATGAAGCCCAGAAGAAGATTTTCAACCTGATGGAAAAGGATTCATACCGCCGCTTCCTCAAGTCTCGATTCTATCTCGACTTGACCACTCCTTCCGGCTGTGGggcagagaagcagaaaagagcCAAAAGTTCTGCAGACTGTGCTTCCCTAGTCCCTCAGTGTGCCTAA